In Fusobacteria bacterium ZRK30, the DNA window CCGGTGATATAGATACAGCCATTATAACATTAAAATTAAAAAATGGAGCTCTAGGTGTAATTGATAACTCCAGAGAGGCAGCTTATGGATATGACCAGAGAGCAGAGGTGTTCGGATCACTTGGTTCGGTATCTATCTCAAATGACAGTGGATCAAAGGCAGTTATCTCTACAAAAGATGGTATTATATCGGAAAAACCACTTTATTTCTTCCTGGAGAGATATATGCAATCATTTGGTGAAGAAGTAAATCAATTTGTAGAGGCAATAGTTAACGATAAAGATGTACCTGTTAATGCGAACGACGGATTACAACCTGTATTAATTGGGTTAGCGGCAAAAAAATCTTTAGAAGAAAAGAGACCTGTGAAGATCTCTGAAATACTTTAGGAGGAAAAGATGAAATATAATGAAATTAAAAATTATTTAAATGGTAAGTTTGTGTCAGGAATGGGAGAAAAATATGATGTATATGCTCCTATCAATGGAGAAATTATTGGTGAGTTTAAAGCAGCTACTAAAACTCAATTGGACGAAGTCGTAGCTAAAGCTAAAGTTGCTCAAGAAGCTTGGGCAGGTTTAACTGCAAAATCGAGATCTAAGGTTATTTATAAATATAGAGAATTACTTATGAAATATAGGGAAGAATTATCAGTAGTTAACTGTGAAGAAAATGGGAAATCGATGGAAGAGGCCTATGCCGGTGTAGATAAAGCTATTGAATTAACAGAATTTGCTTGTTCTATTCCACAATTAATTTCTGGGAAAACCCAGGATGTCAGCAGAGGAGTCAACTGTAAGGAAGAGAGAAGACCCCTAGGAGTTGTAGCATCTATCACTCCGTTTAACTTCCCGGTAATGGTTCCCCATTGGACTGTTCCAAATGCAATAGCTCTAGGAAATGCAATAATCTTAAAGCCATCGGAGCTAACACCTATTTCAGCAATGAAAATGGCAGAACTCTGGGAGGAGGCAGGATTACCTGAAGGGATATTCAATGTAGTTAACGGTGGAAAAGAGATTGTTGAAGGGATTTGTGACAATCAAGATATCGTAGCTGTATCATTTGTGGGATCAACTCCTGTAGCTGAAATCGTTCATAAAAGAGGATCGGCTAACTCCAAGAGGGTTTTAGCGTTGGGTGGAGCAAAAAATCATATTGTAGTAATGCCGGATGCTAATAAAGATGCAGGTAGTAGAGATATTATTTCATCTGCCTTTGGAATGTCCGGGCAGAGGTGTATGGCCGTATCTGTAATGATTGGTGTTGGAAGTATAGACGATGTATATGAAGAAGTTATTACTAAGGCTAAAAATATGGTTCCCGGAGTAGATCTTCCTCCGGTTATCTCAGAGGCTGCTATAAAAAAAATAGAGGACTACTTAAATTACGCCGAGGAAAATGGAGCTGAAATTATAGTTGATGGAAGAACAGTTAAAGGAGATAGGGGATATTTTATAGGGCCATCTATTATTGACTGGGGTAACAGTAAAAAAATGAGCAGCGAAGAGATCTTCGGACCTGTTTTGGAGATTAGAAGCGCTAATACAATCGCTGAAGCTGCATCTATTCAAAATGAGTCACCATATGGAAATGCTGCTGCAATCTTTACTCAGAATGGTAGATTTGTAGATGAAGCTATAAGAGAGTTCCAGGCAGGAATGTTAGGGGTTAATATCGGAGTGCCTGTTCCAAGAGAACCATTTTCATTTGGAGGGATCAAAGATTCTAAATTTGGATATGGGGATATCACAGGAGTTTCTTCCATAGATTTTTGGACAAATTTAATAAAAATAACTACAAAGTGGAATCCAGAGCATAAAGTAGACTGGATGAGCTAATAAAAAATGGAGACAACTATATAAAATTTAATAAAAAAATAACTGTAAAATGGAATCCAAAATATTAAATGGATTCCATTGAGGGGGAGAACATGGAAAAAATATACAGAGGACCGCTTCATGAGATGGCACTTACTACTAAAACAGATTATTGGAATGATTCTTGTTCTATA includes these proteins:
- the mmsA gene encoding CoA-acylating methylmalonate-semialdehyde dehydrogenase, with product MKYNEIKNYLNGKFVSGMGEKYDVYAPINGEIIGEFKAATKTQLDEVVAKAKVAQEAWAGLTAKSRSKVIYKYRELLMKYREELSVVNCEENGKSMEEAYAGVDKAIELTEFACSIPQLISGKTQDVSRGVNCKEERRPLGVVASITPFNFPVMVPHWTVPNAIALGNAIILKPSELTPISAMKMAELWEEAGLPEGIFNVVNGGKEIVEGICDNQDIVAVSFVGSTPVAEIVHKRGSANSKRVLALGGAKNHIVVMPDANKDAGSRDIISSAFGMSGQRCMAVSVMIGVGSIDDVYEEVITKAKNMVPGVDLPPVISEAAIKKIEDYLNYAEENGAEIIVDGRTVKGDRGYFIGPSIIDWGNSKKMSSEEIFGPVLEIRSANTIAEAASIQNESPYGNAAAIFTQNGRFVDEAIREFQAGMLGVNIGVPVPREPFSFGGIKDSKFGYGDITGVSSIDFWTNLIKITTKWNPEHKVDWMS